The following is a genomic window from Microbispora sp. ZYX-F-249.
CACCAGGCGCAGCCGGTCGTCTCGCACCTCGTGGGTGACGACCCGGGCGGTCTCCCGTCCGGCCCGGAGCACGAGGTCGCCGGTCTCCCCGAGCAGCGGCGCGACGTAGTGGTCGGAGCCCACGGCGCGGTATCCCGCCTGCTCGGCGATCGAGGCGGCGGCGCGCGGGTCGGTCAGCCGTCCGCGCCGCAGGACGCCCCGGTGGAGCACACGCAGTTCCACGTGCCACCGCCCGAGGCGGCCCGGCCTGGCCAGCTCCGCGGGGTCGATCGTCAACCGGAAGCCGCCCCAGTCGCGCTCCTTCGACTTCGCGGAGATCCGGGTCCTGACGACCGAGGCCGGCACCCGGACGCGCCGCCCGGTCCGCTCGTGGACGAGGGCGGCGAAGACCTGCTGGTGCACGCGCCGGGTGGGCCGCAGGAACGGCGCGGCGGCGCGGCCCTCCACCACGAGCACGCCGTCCTCCCACCGGATCGCGTCGATCCGGTGCCGCGGGACGAGCTCGTCCCTGGCCCTGGTGACGGCGGCGGGGATCTCGGCGGAGCGCGCGAGGGGCACGTTCAGGTGGTGACCGCCCATCCTGCGGACGAGCCGCCGGTCGGGGTGCACCTCCCGGTCCCAGGCGAGGACCTCCAGCAGGTCGGCCTGGCGGCGCAGCCGCACCAGATGCCACTGCAGACGCCGCAGGGCGGGCAGCCCGTCGAGCACGGGGGGCGCCACGTCCTCCAGGTAGAGGGCGGCGAGGTCGAGGAAGCGCTCCCGGAACGCCGGGGACCCCTGGTCGAGCACGTCGAGGAAGTTCGTGAGGTCGCCGTCGAGGACCGCGTGGTCCCAGGCGTGGATGTGCGCGGTGAAGTGGTGCTCGCTGAGGAAGCGGCGGACCTCGGTGACGGCGGCGAACCGGTCCTCCAGATGCGCCGCGCGCGTCTTGTCCTGCGTGATCGAACGGCCGCCGCCCTCGCGCCGCCGCCACAGGTAGACCGGCGCGGGCAGCACGTCCACGGCCCGCGCCAGGAAGTGGGCGCGCAGGGCCACGGCGATGTCCTCGTACAGCACGCCTTCGGGGAAGGCGAACCCGTGGGCGTCCCAGAACGAGCGGCGCCACAGCTTGTTGGTCACCAGGCGGTCCCGCAGGAGCGTGCGCGTCCGGGTGATGTGGGTCGCCGCGGCGGCGTCGGCGAACACGGCCCGGTGCATGGCCGACTGACGGGCGCCGCGCCCGTCGAGGCGCAGCACGTTGCCCGTGGCGAGATCCGAGCCCGTACGCTCCAGGGACGCCAGGAGGTATTCGAGGGCGTGCGCCGGCAGCAGGTCGTCGCTGTCGAGGAACATCAGGTAGTCCCCGGTGGCGTGCCGCACCCCCGTGTTGCGTGCCGCGCCGAGCCCCGCGTTGGCCTGGCGGACCAGCCGGAACCGGCGGTCCCGCGCCGCGAAGGCGGCGGCGATTTCGGCGCTGCCGTCCGGTGAGCCGTCGTCGACCATGACGACCTCGACGTCCTGCCAGGTCTGCGCGGCGACCGAGGCCAGGCATCCGGCGAGGTACGGTTCCACGTCGTAGATGGGGACGATCACGCTCAGGCGGGACATGGCTGGTCCTTGCGAGTCGGCGGAACGGCGATCGGAGGTCGGAGGTCGGAGTTCGGTGGTCGGAGTTCGGTGGTCGGATTTCGGTGGTCGGCCCGGCTCAGGCCGGGCGCACGAGCGCACGCAGGCGCCTGCGGAGCACCCGCGCGGTGCGGCGCAGCGGCCTGGGCACCGAGCGGGTGAGCGGTTTGGGCGCCAAGCGAAGCGATCCACGCACCATGCGGAGCGATTTCGGCATCGAGCGAAGCGATTCAGAAACCGAGCGGAGCGACGGCACTGAGCGGGCCGCACGCGGAGCACCCGCCTCGCCCGAAGCCTTCGCCGACGCGCGGCCGGGCAGCGGCGGCACCGTGGCCGCGGCGAGCGCGGCGGGCAGGAAGCCCCACGTGGAACCCGCGTCCCACACCGTGCCGTACATCTCGTGGACCAGGTCGTCGAGGTCGTCCCCCGGCCCGGCGCACCGCCGGGCGCGGCTCATCGCGGCGGTGCGCTCCAGCCGGGCGCTGACCACGCGGCCGTCCTTCCGCTCGTCCAGCGCCAGCGAGACGATGCCCAGCCGCTGCCGGTCGGCGTGCTTCACGACCGACCCGATGGTGCCCCGCGAGGGCACCCAGCCCGCCGGGCAGTGGAAGCGGAACGGCACGGGGAAACAGTCGTCCGGCACGGCCTCGAGGAACCGCACGCGCGGCTCGCCCCGGTAACACGCGAGCACCAGCCGGAGGTCGAGGGAGGGATCGCCGAGCGGGTCGCGCCGTCCGCCGCCGAGCCGCCCCCAGGGCCCGACGACGGTCACCCGCACGTCGGGCAGGCGCCCGGCGAGCACGGCGTCGACGGTCGCCCTGACCTCCTCGAACGACGCGTCCCCCACCTCGACCACGACGTCGACGTACGGCACCAGATAGGAGCGGTGGGGGTGCCTGCGCAGCCAGCGGAAGCTCGGGACGCGTTCGGCGAGGTGGGGCCAGTTGTGCCGCTTCACGTCGGCCT
Proteins encoded in this region:
- a CDS encoding glycosyltransferase — translated: MTGAVRIPLNDYGVLGEPPAPGEWTPTRTVSVVIPASRAERTLPLTLAGLARQTYPAHLMEVLVVDDGDRPMAPLPDSSAGPLPERLRVVRPRGGAWGRASACAAGAEAAQGEVILYLDADLVLFPKHVEAQMRWHHLADYLVVLGHLRFVPGLDEVPASEVLAAVEAGAVHKLYAEEDATPQWTERRWDQTDDLRAAGFNAFSVMVGATASLPARLLRAAGGLDASLVLGEDTELGYRLAQAGAVFVPDRHSRCWHLGRSTVMRREADVKRHNWPHLAERVPSFRWLRRHPHRSYLVPYVDVVVEVGDASFEEVRATVDAVLAGRLPDVRVTVVGPWGRLGGGRRDPLGDPSLDLRLVLACYRGEPRVRFLEAVPDDCFPVPFRFHCPAGWVPSRGTIGSVVKHADRQRLGIVSLALDERKDGRVVSARLERTAAMSRARRCAGPGDDLDDLVHEMYGTVWDAGSTWGFLPAALAAATVPPLPGRASAKASGEAGAPRAARSVPSLRSVSESLRSMPKSLRMVRGSLRLAPKPLTRSVPRPLRRTARVLRRRLRALVRPA